The following coding sequences lie in one Silurus meridionalis isolate SWU-2019-XX chromosome 19, ASM1480568v1, whole genome shotgun sequence genomic window:
- the tnfrsf9b gene encoding tumor necrosis factor receptor superfamily member 9b isoform X1: protein MWLLLTLTLCVSLSLGYEVKRGCDEWTFDSSNTRNSCCSRCKAGNRLVSRCGLDVTTLCEPCENGTYTVAHTATSCRVCTGCISPLRVKKQCTASADTVCECVEGFQCGDDSCSFCFQLCGEGEEPTENRGCKPCPAGTFNNQLHHHCVKWNSSCPSADQQIVAAGTAVSNIVCADIKPTEIPPKFYSNDSYPGTTVVIAIICACLVISTVMLLLCVAMHFLKDKMVKTPPEPQKTETAGRRLVPEPEQCTFCFPQEESGSNSSLLMDDKPFELVV, encoded by the exons ATGTGGCTCCTTCTGActctgacactgtgtgtgtctctgtctctgggGTATGAAGTGAAACGAGGATGTGACGAGTGGACATTTGACTCGTCGAACACCCGCAATTCTTGCTGCAGTCGATGTAAAGCAG GAAATCGTCTGGTGTCTCGATGTGGTTTAGACGTGACGACGCTGTGTGAGCCGTGTGAGAATGGAACATACACTGTAGCACACACTGCTACGTCCTGCAGAGTATGTACCGGATGCATAA gtcctCTGAGAGTGAAGAAGCAGTGTACTGCGAGTGCTgatacagtgtgtgagtgtgttgaagGATTTCAGTGTGGAGATGATTCCTGCTCCTTCTGCTTCCAGCTGTGTGGTGAAGGAGAAGAACCGACTGAGAACC GAGGATGCAAGCCGTGCCCTGCAGGAACATTCAACAATCAGCTTCATCATCACTGCGTTAAGTGGAACAGCAG CTGTCCATCAGCGGATCAGCAAATTGTGGCTGCAGGGACGGCCGTCAGCAACATCGTCTGTGCTGATATCAAACCCACCGAGATTCCACCAAAGTTTTACAGCAACGATTCCT ATCCTGGGACGACTGTGGTCATCGCTATCATTTGTGCCTGTTTGGTCATCAGTACAGtgatgctgctgctgtgtgTAGCCATGCATTTTCTAAAGGATAAGATGGTGAAGACGCCACCAGAACCTCAGAAAACTGAAACTG caggGCGGAGGCTGGTGCCTGAACCTGAGCAGTGCACTTTCTGTTTTCCTCAGGAGGAGAGTGGCAGTAATTCGTCTCTGCTCATGGACGATAAGCCCTTTGAGCTGGTCGTGTGA
- the tnfrsf9b gene encoding tumor necrosis factor receptor superfamily member 9b isoform X2: MWLLLTLTLCVSLSLGYEVKRGCDEWTFDSSNTRNSCCSRCKAGNRLVSRCGLDVTTLCEPCENGTYTVAHTATSCRVCTGCISPLRVKKQCTASADTVCECVEGFQCGDDSCSFCFQLCGEGEEPTENRGCKPCPAGTFNNQLHHHCVKWNSSCPSADQQIVAAGTAVSNIVCADIKPTEIPPKFYSNDSYPGTTVVIAIICACLVISTVMLLLCVAMHFLKDKMVKTPPEPQKTETGRRLVPEPEQCTFCFPQEESGSNSSLLMDDKPFELVV, encoded by the exons ATGTGGCTCCTTCTGActctgacactgtgtgtgtctctgtctctgggGTATGAAGTGAAACGAGGATGTGACGAGTGGACATTTGACTCGTCGAACACCCGCAATTCTTGCTGCAGTCGATGTAAAGCAG GAAATCGTCTGGTGTCTCGATGTGGTTTAGACGTGACGACGCTGTGTGAGCCGTGTGAGAATGGAACATACACTGTAGCACACACTGCTACGTCCTGCAGAGTATGTACCGGATGCATAA gtcctCTGAGAGTGAAGAAGCAGTGTACTGCGAGTGCTgatacagtgtgtgagtgtgttgaagGATTTCAGTGTGGAGATGATTCCTGCTCCTTCTGCTTCCAGCTGTGTGGTGAAGGAGAAGAACCGACTGAGAACC GAGGATGCAAGCCGTGCCCTGCAGGAACATTCAACAATCAGCTTCATCATCACTGCGTTAAGTGGAACAGCAG CTGTCCATCAGCGGATCAGCAAATTGTGGCTGCAGGGACGGCCGTCAGCAACATCGTCTGTGCTGATATCAAACCCACCGAGATTCCACCAAAGTTTTACAGCAACGATTCCT ATCCTGGGACGACTGTGGTCATCGCTATCATTTGTGCCTGTTTGGTCATCAGTACAGtgatgctgctgctgtgtgTAGCCATGCATTTTCTAAAGGATAAGATGGTGAAGACGCCACCAGAACCTCAGAAAACTGAAACTG gGCGGAGGCTGGTGCCTGAACCTGAGCAGTGCACTTTCTGTTTTCCTCAGGAGGAGAGTGGCAGTAATTCGTCTCTGCTCATGGACGATAAGCCCTTTGAGCTGGTCGTGTGA